The DNA segment CTTTCGATTTTCTGCAATTATAATGTCTATGCTCCGCTAATGAAGCAGGATCTAGATTTCCTTTACAAATATCTTCTATTATTCTTAAGCCAGTAAGACCACAAACATCCTTAACTACCACATCAAGTCTGAAATTTAGAAATTTTAGATATTTCTGCATCTTACGAGAAGCTGCTGAAGATTGATGAATTAGATTTATTCTTTGTCGACAATAAGTCCTAAGTGTTTCTGTAGTCTCATCTGGTAGAAAACTGCTTGTTAATAAGCCTAAAGAATGTAATTTTTGAATCCATCTGGAATCTTTTACATCTGTCTTCTTGCCTTTTGCATGCTTGGTGAATTTGCCATTACATAAAATCACTTCATAAAAACGTAGTGTTCACTTGGACCGATTATAACAAAGACTATCAAAAACAAATATCATCCCCGAAAGGAGAAGACTTTTTACGCTTGTTTTGTCAACATATATTACCGCCAGGATTTACCAGAATAAGGCATTATGGCT comes from the Lentimicrobium sp. L6 genome and includes:
- a CDS encoding transposase, with product MFTWTDYNKDYQKQISSPKGEDFLRLFCQHILPPGFTRIRHYG